One stretch of Bombus vancouverensis nearcticus chromosome 16, iyBomVanc1_principal, whole genome shotgun sequence DNA includes these proteins:
- the LOC117154515 gene encoding uncharacterized protein LOC117154515 isoform X2: protein MDEVSDEESFRNDKSMEHRKSDPHEGVSSKDVTQSSVSMSEGEADGDLEGLAGRVVQLEELLQGKEAIVEALNAEIDHLRAEASSPNSSQSQSSSIHSRDVLSLYHIKLQEFEKAVNQRDKLIEDLMWSLQHALSVRDNLASQLNSINAMQIPCKDSDKNKCLEEKIDTLEKTVSDQRSIIQKLNSQVTQNQEYVQTLEMEKETRTAEINDYKLQINNLNEQIRLNAADKNLNIAETLEQQKQYEVRVDKIKQDMQHILKKFTTEMNINTTRHQQELKEQATKYEKEVMNIQKEYEEHLKQLKEENKTMADRLNKELPDLETRHAKELSIFQTQLAHYKKTVETLKLELMNRSESQQTAQAELNEQKSKFNEFRVQAEKVTCIQNLDHQKEKEMLHEQIKLHKLQLEEVTSKYIAATAVLESKESIERSLEQALTNAAVLKEENESLKFKLDDLSSRYSTAQSLIENSQSHERTLSNKIYDLEKSLSRLSGINVSTLSELNETTYQTFDEVAIQYQLTKQKLEEKAEFEKLLICKIEGLEEDVRKSKEELEQANLTKKSYEKQLKDMKNVCDKYKSELSSLKKNSLDGQSTLPLAEESKSSSQSMKDTISDLLHKTEENQQEIKKLKMTLELKETELAESIKKMYDLADMLKKSEEEREQLKTGLATAWAQCAEVEEKLNQTLALSDSKLDVSLSSSYNSALMKQFKLDRIVNNSVDTTHDKSIDINRTLDEKTEDPNISNKTASLQEKLMLVLEENKRLLKEVERLMSQQADYEEIKNKMDHYINLSENLTIEKEHKNEENKALKKKLENMHSLQDSVNQLTLEKETLRKEIEALIHVHDEQINAIKTETTSEIRKVQSLMLSAKGSTTELNDLKTELEMRHAKEMEELRMYFEQKCLLMEKQYSEEIFSQQSKKMSDNDSEIADITEGLYFGGAGDCLNVSNISEHSSRLGSPIKDEQSKHTSQNFNSYKSELEYEINIKTLQQELQNRIIELQEAKLQCEKSLEEQKNMYERQLYDNKDKERRELLKNMANQHCQTEWDAGALENGELTQLRAAYNHQLEEQIALAKLDIVNALQEQIQALLTVESDVEDNWPAELLELRDKLTGNAKREMQLLKETHTEEMQRLKEEHSRTVARMIDRHQEELNKIKSECVQNYGEKGDLDKGVVTDNQILEERNTLSKTCVTLKTLIEELIKYFSICEEEVNNTFITKVVKSQLSDSVINEKAMQIDKTDGLKFNESRENQETSLLNSSKMKIQRIHFAPKTTEIVSIINSNAETLPTILEEDECITEKLKQELNNCVRRLKSESAEILSTSLSTRERRHSSPLKDTLWLNKMNEELNLKLHHAEALVIGYQEEISHLKMTILDLQRKLINAENKKETITEGYGENYDLGTDITLQDFSQLQEKVRHVLSNGGGDCTELLQLIDEQSRLTEKLMEEAKREKEDLQQQVPLEPTPTPYIHRVCRRKIEAADKQLKATRRFLDEQASEREAERDEAAKQVYVLQEQLKEREREKERDQRITSESTLSPEATSDVPVLQASDIGAVVEVLESQMREMSSLMSDTEARKSETESELKAAIDKIWVLREIITDLEQQLQIKTEKEESLQLQINQLETVIAAQTKNQHELVQELDAVKMGSESKQLNEHIIHLQEELRKHKLSSEQFNVNSAALKQMKTELRDMQNHLTKRIRELESAHMCSSNLSLSQPSEDVSIREQIDASRCPTPDDPTAPPMLPLDQLLKLKEKMLKHARAEEVALKRIKDLELQVTAFKNQNEELQAEQEILQQTTSEQLFQIEAMRGRLEQHKQSAPFAQRQATSRLELQLHEANAKFQSLERTIADKDLELQDMKNQLDRINQLLQEKEAEIANVVQVESATIQKLKEHVEIIEEEKKILQTKVGVQEHAQLELPRLIDSMLADKNEEIDHLKEQLSKKEKQLEIYSSLNLDETQLRELVLQTEAKNSARTLSDILSIHSECEETTEAIRGANTTQNLPNVSAFKVPTSPVPKSIDNSTVPLMDSTKIIQVPLLDLGSQSLSANSSQQSRILDLLHSGQESKSSTSENNNSNDRTDHATQSTKQCTQTQELPQRERADERSDDSSSNRSYVPSMKYTQTSINETLKEVENLEIQLQAVREELDMKSAILTKREDDLIALQKLYDELQMEFKNVVETLSRDKCFYQNQYELSRVSENKIKKDLQEIENILKLSNEEMQDHKSKIQMNEKIIIELNLENNKLKKDIEEKEQELGQTREYTILLQEQAKELQKFRDAILEKDITIETIQTRNIEIENENKQLYEFKTKYQSTKQELLECQNEIQRLTEGLNNRDQVIRRLEEMARRTSFSGTSSPSNEKDQEIHHLQEYLKEKDKVIRQMSDDSKSLHKALEAIQNKMKESGNVVELRKKLKDERKINAELRNMVDNLNKDLSDLKLPAQRLQDDIDIEDMVQRELNLSAHLDRKIMNAIENDDEDKKKTERQTPYQDFQEAKYIELKLKLSQANKINEELKKLKDDLEIETEMLKCQITEYEGRIFQLKSDLTEKSKKIAKLDEELSSEKNLMRKLKIQIEKEHRAMQVGCSELIETLQSKLKNSLDNEVKLKNELSLLQDEHKNLEIQLSLMKDHVQSQKVDDLSKLTDLEAERKKYLSLMESFEKEGRENTELKDTLRKLQMEKNHFEKQLEVEVEKNENLTSNLVLIKGTNDHLQTDLRRTKEELKAKQEEGEWLQKRIKTMSDAETKRQEQKISEHSELKALRREINNARDVIMDLEADMKQSKRELTESLEREMKLAETFKERETDLLKKLSAVKDEEKNSRDMIAELQQEVKACTRRELELTKELKSRFTNENMPTKFMQKINDLSEVNEKYMTEKTVLQEKLIKSREEKEQLNQRIKLLEDQIKRNKGPQVSNAKIPEIEKLQHFYGKFLRAESRRKALTYQKRYLLIVIGSYQLSEENTLCVLAQLTRDQRSYAVVGRNKKSPKVRFRSAVLVLISIHRMKWLIVRWNIGRRIGVKTLLWNMDQSFLPIQKAAINHSPPVRDKTTANGDGGFDTFEQYCQRLKNVQQRLGLAEAGNLQIIPE, encoded by the exons ATGGATGAAGTATCCGATGAGGAATCTTTCCGTAATGACAAATCTATGGAACATAGAAAATCTGAT CCGCATGAAGGAGTTTCTTCAAAAGATGTGACACAAAGCAGTGTCAGTATGAGCGAAGGAGAAGCAGATGGGGATTTAGAAGGTCTTGCAGGAAGGGTGGTTCAATTAGAAGAGTTGTTGCAAGGGAAAGAAGCCATAGTCGAAGCTTTAAATGCGGAAATTGATCACTTGAGAGCAGAGGCCTCATCTCCAAACTCTTCTCAAAGCCAGAGTAGTAGTATACACAGTAGAGATGTCTTGTCTTTGTATCATATAAAA CTACAAGAGTTTGAAAAAGCAGTGAATCAAAGAGATAAGCTAATAGAAGATCTAATGTGGTCTCTGCAGCATGCTCTGTCTGTAAGAGATAATCTTGCTAGTCAATTGAACTCCATAAATGCTATGCAGATACCTTGTAAAGATAGTGATAAGAATAAGTGCTTGGAAGAAAAG ATTGATACTTTAGAAAAGACTGTAAGCGATCAAAGGtcaataatacaaaaattaaatagCCAGGTGACCCAAAATCAAGAATATGTACAGACACTGGAAATGGAGAAAGAAACTCGAACAGCTGAGATTAATGATTATAAGTTgcaaattaataatttgaatGAACAAATCCGTCTAAATGCTGCTGACAAAAATTTAAACATCGCCGAGACTTTAGAGCAACAGAAACAGTATGAAGTGCGTGTAGATAAGATAAAACAAGATATGCaacatatattaaaaaaatttacaacTGAGATGAATATAAATACTACACGTCATCAACAGGAATTAAAAGAGCAAGCTACAAAGTATGAGAAAGAGGTAATGAATATCCAAAAAGAATATGAAGAACATCTAAAGcaattgaaagaagaaaataagacTATGGCTGATCGCTTGAACAAGGAACTACCAGATCTGGAGACTCGACATGCCAAAGAACTCTCCATATTTCAAACGCAGTTGGCTCACTATAAGAAAACTGTGGAAACTCTGAAACTCGAGTTAATGAATCGTTCTGAATCCCAACAAACTGCCCAAGCTGAATTGAACGAACAAAAATCAAAGTTTAATGAGTTTAGAGTGCAGGCAGAAAAAGTTACATGCATTCAAAATCTAGATCatcaaaaggaaaaagagatgTTACACGAACAGATTAAGTTGCATAAACTTCAATTGGAGGAAGTCACTTCAAAGTACATAGCAGCAACTGCGGTTCTGGAATCGAAGGAAAGCATTGAACGTTCCTTGGAACAAGCCTTAACAAATGCTGCTGTGttgaaagaagagaatgaaAGTCTAAAATTTAAACTCGATGATCTGTCGTCGAGATACTCGACAGCGCAATCGTTGATAGAAAATAGTCAGTCTCATGAAAGAACTTTAAGCAACAAAATCTATGATTTAGAGAAATCATTGTCCAGACTTAGTGGTATAAACGTGAGTACTCTAAGCGAACTGAACGAAACTACGTATCAGACTTTTGACGAAGTGGCGATTCAATATCAGTTGACAAAACAAAAGCTTGAGGAAAAAGCAGAATTCGAGAAACTTTTAATTTGTAAGATTGAGGGTCTTGAAGAGGATGTTCGTAAGTCAAAAGAAGAGTTGGAACAAGCAAATCTTACAAAGAAATCATATGAGAAACAGCTTAAGGATATGAAGAATGTATGCGACAAATACAAATCTGAGCTGAGTTCCTTGAAGAAGAACAGTTTGGATGGCCAGAGTACCCTGCCATTAGCAGAAGAAAGCAAATCATCTAGTCAGAGTATGAAAGATACCATCAGTGATCTGCTGCACAAAACTGAAGAGAATCAACAGGAAATCAAGAAGCTTAAGATGACCCTTGAGCTGAAAGAGACAGAACTTGCAGAATccataaaaaaaatgtatgatctGGCAGACATGTTGAAGAAATCTGAGGAAGAGCGTGAACAGTTGAAGACTGGACTAGCCACAGCATGGGCACAGTGTGCAGAGGTAGAGGAAAAATTGAATCAGACGTTAGCTTTAAGCGATAGTAAACTTGATGTTTCATTGTCATCCAGTTATAACAGTGCCTTAATGAAACAATTTAAGCTGGATAGGATTGTTAATAATTCTGTAGATACAACACACGATAAAAGCATCGATATAAATAGAACTCTTGATGAGAAAACCGAAGATCCTAATATTAGTAACAAAACAGCATCGCTACAAGAAAAATTAATGCTTGTACTGGAAGAAAATAAACGGTTGCTGAAAGAAGTAGAACGTTTAATGAGTCAACAGGCAGACtatgaagaaataaaaaacaaaatggatcactACATTAATCTTTCAGAAAAccttaccatagaaaaggaaCATAAGAATGAAGAAAATAAAGCTTTGAAGAAGAAGTTAGAGAATATGCATTCACTACAAGATTCTGTAAATCAATTAACATTAGAGAAGGAGACTTTACGTAAAGAAATTGAAGCACTGATTCATGTTCATGACGAGCAGATAAACGCTATAAAAACCGAAACTACATCTGAAATTAGAAAAGTACAATCATTAATGTTGAGCGCAAAAGGAAGCACAACAGAGTTAAACGATCTCAAAACCGAACTGGAAATGCGACACGCGAAGGAAATGGAAGAACTGCGTATGTATTTCGAACAAAAATGTTTGCTGATGGAAAAACAATATTCCGAGGAAATATTTAGTCAGCAGTCAAAAAAGATGTCAGACAATGATAGTGAAATTGCTGACATAACTGAAGGCTTATATTTCGGAGGTGCTGGCGATTGTTTGAACGTTTCGAATATCTCTGAGCATAGTTCAAGACTTGGTTCTCCAATAAAGGATGAGCAATCTAAGCATACCAGCCAAAATTTTAATAGTTATAAGTCTGAATTAGAGtatgaaataaatatcaaaACTTTGCAACAAGAATTGCAAAACAGAATAATAGAGTTGCAGGAAGCGAAATTGCAATGTGAGAAATCTTTAGAAGAACAGAAAAATATGTATGAAAGACAACTATACGATAACAAGGACAAAGAAAGACGCGAGTTATTGAAAAATATGGCAAATCAG CATTGTCAAACAGAATGGGATGCGGGTGCGTTGGAAAATGGTGAATTAACGCAACTACGAGCGGCCTACAACCATCAATTGGAAGAACAGATCGCACTAGCTAAGTTGGATATTGTCAATGCGCTCCAAGAACAAATTCAG GCACTTTTAACGGTCGAGTCGGATGTAGAAGATAATTGGCCAGCAGAATTGTTGGAATTACGAGACAAACTGACTGGTAATGCAAAGAGGGAGATGCAACTACTTAAAGAAACCCATACTGAGGAAATGCAACGTTTAAAAGAAGAGCATTCTCGAACTGTAGCTAGAATGATCGATCGTCATCAGGAAGaacttaataaaattaaatcagaATGTGTTCAGAATTATGGTGAAAAAGGAGATCTTGATAAAGGCGTAGTAACAGATAATCAAATTCTTGAAGAAAG GAATACCTTAAGTAAAACGTGTGTAACTCTTAAAACGTTGATTGAAGAACTGATAAAGTACTTTAGTATTTGTGAAGAGGAAGTTAATAATACTTTTATTACCAAAGTTGTTAAGAGTCAATTATCCGATAGCGTCATTAATGAAAAAGCCATGCAAATTGATAAAACTGATGGATTGAAATTCAACGAATCAAGAGAGAACCAAGAGACTAGCTTATTGAACTCTTCCAAAATGAAGATACAAAGGATCCATTTTGCTCCAAAAACTACCGAGATAGTTTCTATAATAAATAGCAATGCTGAAACTTTACCAACTATTCTGGAAGAAGATGAGTGCATAACAGAAAAATTAAAGCAAGAATTGAACAACTGCGTACGTCGCTTGAAATCTGAAAGCGCTGAAATTCTTAGCACTTCTTTATCCACAAGAGAACGGAGACATAGCTCGCCTTTGAAAGATACTCTTTGGTTAAATAAAATGAATGAAGAACTGAATTTGAAACTTCATCATGCTGAAGCTCTAGTCATCGGCTATCAAGAAGAGATCAGTCATCTGAAAATGACTATTTTAGATCTTCAAAGGAAGCTAATTAATGcagagaataaaaaagaaacaatcacAGAAGGTTATGGGGAAAATTATGACTTAGGTACTGACATTACTTTGCAAGATTTCTCACAATTGCAAGAAAAAG TGAGACATGTATTATCAAATGGAGGAGGAGATTGCACAGAATTGTTGCAATTGATAGATGAACAATCTAGACTGACTGAAAAATTGATGGAAGAGgcaaaaagggaaaaggaagATTTGCAGCAACAG GTGCCTTTAGAACCTACTCCTACCCCATACATTCACAGGGTTTGCCGCCGAAag ATTGAGGCAGCAGATAAGCAATTAAAAGCAACTCGCAGATTTCTGGATGAGCAAGCAAGCGAAAGAGAAGCTGAGAGAGATGAAGCAGCGAAACAAGTATATGTTCTGCAGGAACAGCTTAAAGAACGTGAACGAGAAAAGGAACGAGATCAACGCATAACATCTGAG TCTACACTATCACCCGAAGCAACGTCAGACGTCCCTGTGCTTCAAGCATCTGACATCGGTGCAGTT GTGGAGGTTCTAGAGTCTCAGATGAGAGAGATGTCCTCTCTTATGTCTGACACAGAGGCCAGAAAATCTGAAACCGAGAGTGAACTGAAAGCAGCTATTGACAAGATTTGGGTACTTAGAGAAATCATCACAGACTTGGAACAACAACTACAGATCAAAACCGAGAAGGAAGAATCTCTTCAATTACAAATCAATCAATTAGAAACTGTGATTGCTGCGCAGACTAAGAACCAGCATGAGTTGGTCCAAGAACTGGATGCTGTTAAGATGGGTAGTGAAAGCAAGCAACTAAATGAACATATTATTCACTTACAg GAGGAATTAAGAAAACACAAGTTAAGTTCTGAACAATTCAACGTGAATTCTGCGGCATTGAAGCAAATGAAAACAGAACTTCGCGATATGCAGAATCATTTAACTAAAAGAATTAGAGAACTGGAATCTGCGCACATGTGTAGTTCCAATTTGAGTTTGAGTCAACCAAGCGAAGATGTCTCTATTAGAGAGCAAATAGATGCCTCGCGGTGCCCTACTCCCGATGATCCTACTGCACCTCCAATGTTACCTCTCGACCAGTTACTTAAACTTAAGGAGAAAATGTTGAAACATGCCAGAGCTGAAGAAGTAGCACTAAAAAGAATCAAAGATTTAGAATTGCAAGTTACTGCTTTCAAAAACCAGAACGAGGAATTGCAAGCAGAGCAGGAAATTCTTCAGCAAACCACTTCTGAGCAATTGTTTCAAATAGAAGCAATGCGTGGTAGATTGGAGCAACACAAGCAAAGCGCTCCATTTGCCCAGAGACAGGCTACATCACGCTTAGAACTACAACTTCATGAAGCTAATGCCAAGTTTCAATCTTTAGAACGAACCATTGCTGACAAAGATTTAGAATTACAGGACATGAAGAATCAATTGGATAGAATTAATCAATTATTGCAAGAGAAGGAAGCAGAGATTGCAAATGTGGTGCAAGTAGAAAGTGCTACTATTCAGAAGTTGAAAGAGCACGTAGAAATTATTGAAGAGGAGAAAAAGATTCTTCAGACGAAAGTTGGTGTTCAAGAGCATGCACAGTTAGAATTACCGAGACTAATAGACAGTATGTTAGCAGACAAGAACGAGGAGATAGATCACTTGAAGGAACAATTATCCAAAAAAGAAAAGCAACTTGAGATATATTCTTCACTGAATCTGGACGAAACACAATTAAGAGAGTTGGTACTACAGACAGAGGCAAAGAATAGTGCACGTACATTGAGCGATATTCTATCAATTCACTCAGAATGCGAAGAGACTACGGAAGCCATCAGAGGAGCCAACACGACACAAAACTTACCTAACGTATCTGCTTTCAAAGTTCCTACTTCACCTGTTCCAAAAAGTATAGATAATTCAACTGTACCTTTAATGGACAGCACTAAGATAATTCAGGTTCCTCTTCTAGACCTTGGTTCTCAAAGTCTATCAGCAAATTCCAGTCAACAATCTAGAATCTTAGACTTGCTGCACAGTGGCCAGGAGTCGAAATCTTCCACGTCGGAAAACAATAATTCTAACGACAGAACTGACCATGCTACACAGTCAACAAAACAGTGTACTCAAACGCAAGAATTACCACAAAGAGAACGTGCTGATGAGAGAAGTGACGACAGTAGTAGTAATAGATCTTATGTTCCTTCAATGAAATACACTCAGACGTCCATCAATGAGACATTGAAAGAGGTGGAGAACTTGGAAATTCAATTACAGGCAGTAAGAGAGGAATTAGATATGAAATCAGCAATTTTGACTAAAAGAGAAGATGATTTAATAGCTCTGCAGAAACTTTACGACGAGTTGCAAATGGAATTTAAAAATGTTGTGGAGACACTATCCAGAGATAAGTGTTTCTATCAGAATCAATATGAATTGTCACGAGTATcagagaataaaataaaaaaagatcttcaggaaatagaaaatattttaaaactgAGTAATGAAGAAATGCAAGACCACAAAAGTAAGATACAAATGAACgaaaaaattataatagaatTGAATTTAGAGAATAATAAGTTAAAAAAGGATATCGAAGAGAAGGAACAAGAATTAGGACAGACACGGGAATATACTATTCTCCTCCAGGAACAGGCAAAGGAGTTACAGAAATTCAGAGATGCAATTCTCGAAAAAGATATTACTATCGAAACTATCCAAACCCGCAATATTGAGatcgaaaatgaaaataaacagTTGTACGAATTCAAAACAAAGTACCAATCTACCAAACAAGAATTATTAGAATGTCAGAATGAAATTCAAAGACTGACCGAAGGTCTAAACAACAGGGATCAGGTCATTAGAAGATTGGAAGAAATGGCCAGACGCACCAGCTTCTCAGGAACATCCTCACCTTCTAACGAAAAGGATCAAGAAATCCATCATCTGCAGGAATacctaaaagaaaaagataaagtgaTTAGACAAATGAGTGACGATAGCAAAAGTCTGCACAAGGCTTTGGAAGCTATACAGAATAAGATGAAGGAATCTGGAAATGTTGTGGAATTGAGAAAGAAGTTGAAGGATGAAAGAAAGATAAATGCTGAACTGAGGAATATGGTGGATAATCTAAACAAAGATCTGTCTGACCTAAAGTTACCTGCAC AACGATTGCAAGATGATATCGACATCGAAGACATGGTGCAAAGAGAGTTAAATTTATCGGCACACTTAGATAGAAAGATTATGAACGCCATAGAAAACGATGACGAGGATAAGAAAAAGACAGAAAGACAAACTCCTTATCAGGATTTCCAAGAAGCAAAATATATAGAACTAAAATTAAAACTGAGTCaagctaataaaatcaatgaagaATTGAAGAAGCTGAAAGATGATTTGGAGATAGAAACAGAAATGCTCAAGTGCCAGATAACAGAATACGAAGGTCGAATTTTCCAACTAAAGTCAGATTTAACagagaaatcaaagaaaatagCGAAACTAGATGAAGAATTATCTTCAGAGAAGAATTTGATGAGAAAATTAAAGATTCAGATTGAAAAGGAGCATAGGGCAATGCAAGTTGGTTGTTCAGAATTAATAGAGACCCTCCAGAGTAAGTTGAAGAATTCTTTAGACAATGAGGTGAAGCTTAAAAATGAATTGTCCTTGCTACAAGATGAGCATAAGAATTTAGAGATTCAACTGAGTTTGATGAAAGACCATGTACAATCCCAGAAAGTCGATGACTTATCAAAATTAACAGATTTAGAAGCTGAGAGGAAGAAATATCTGTCATTAATGGAAAGCTTTGAAAAAGAAGGAAGGGAAAACACAGAGCTGAAGGACACTTTGAGGAAATTACAGATGGAGAAGAATCATTTTGAGAAGCAATTAGAAGTGGAAGTGGAGAAAAATGAGAACTTAACAAGTAATCTGGTTTTGATAAAAGGAACTAATGATCACTTGCAAACTGATCTCAGGCGTACCAAAGAAGAACTAAAAGCGAAACAAGAAGAAGGCGAATGGTTACAGAAGAGAATTAAAACCATGTCTGATGCGGAGACTAAGAGACAAGAACAAAAGATCAGTGAACATAGTGAGCTCAAGGCTTTGAGGAGAGAAATCAATAATGCTAGAGATGTGATA ATGGATTTGGAGGCTGACATGAAACAGTCAAAGAGAGAATTAACGGAATCTCTAGAACGGGAGATGAAGCTAGCTGAGACTTTTAAAGAAAGGGAAACTGATCTACTTAAAAAGTTATCGGCCGTCAAAGATGAGGAGAAGAACTCTAGGGATATGATTGCTGAGTTACAACAAGAAGTAAAAGCATGTACAAGGAGAGAATTGGAGCTCACAAAGGAACTGAAGAGCAGATTTACAAACGAGAATATGCCTACAAAATTCATGCAAAAGATAAAT GATCTCAGTGAAGTTAATGAAAAATACATGACAGAAAAGACTGTACTTCAAGAGAAGTTGATAAAATCAAGGGAAGAGAAGGAACAATTGAACCAACGAATTAAATTACTCGAAGATCAAATCAAACGAAATAAGGGACCTCAAGTTTCAAATGCTAAAATCCCAGAAATAGAAAAG TTGCAACATTTTTATGGAAAGTTTCTGCGAGCGGAAAGCAGACGCAAGGCTCTAACATATCAGAAACGATATTTGTTAATTGTAATTGGTAGCTATCAATTGTCTGAAGAAAATACTCTATGTGTACTCGCCCAATTGACCAGAGACCAACGATCCTACGCTGTGGTAGGCCGTAACAAGAAATCGCCAAAAGTTCGATTTAGGAGTGCGGTGCTTGTTTTGATTAGTATCCATAGAATGAAGTGGTTAATCGTGAGATGGAATATTGGCAGACGAATTGGTGTGAAAACTCTATTATGGAACATGGATCAGTCTTTTCTACCAATTCAAAAAGCCGCCATAAATCATTCGCCTCCTGTTCGAGATAAGACTACCGCAAA TGGAGATGGTGGTTTTGACACGTTTGAACAGTATTGCCAACGACTGAAGAATGTTCAGCAGAGATTGGGTTTAGCAGAGGCTGGGAATCTTCAGATTATTCCAGAATAG